A genomic stretch from Aedes albopictus strain Foshan chromosome 2, AalbF5, whole genome shotgun sequence includes:
- the LOC109423322 gene encoding BOS complex subunit NOMO1, which translates to MSRFGSVMQLVLVVLGCSLLACQQAGANEVFGCGGFIKNANSDLDFSKVEVGLYNPQGSLKIKTDCSPSNGYYFIPLYDKGDYVLKVIPPPGWSFEPEQVPVKFDGATDVCSQGKDVNFIFKGFGITGKVEIYGHDVGAKGVQVELRSESNTKIGQTFTDSNGIFSFTPIKSGRYVIKVKHDKWHFVKSEISVTVTTGNTEIAAKSLVVSGFDVEGRVHSDGQPFGNVGFLLYPEKGAEAMLKCSSDNVPAVTGTDPKFSSSPRCYVEANKATGTFTFAGVSSGKYRVVPLFNNKAIKFHIRPEAMEFQVGRDGMRLAESFEVTGFSVSGKVLQAADGPGVRNAKVKLNGKEVATTGSDGKYTLDNIQAGTYTIQVTADDLQFKDHIVKISLSNPALPDVVVSGFKVCGQVISKKSYRVAITKKDSPATVEVSTNPNAAGEWCTFLESGHYTVRVVTSEEEHAAGIQFFPLAQSIHVDRSPQSGIIFSQLRATVSGEVRCLPDAGSACLKDVSVTLTSLDSNGNPTGQALNAELQNGKYSFANVLPGSYEVSVPKGKLCWQSNTVKINVKTAQETVPTLVQNGYVVSIVSSHAVKMTYQQKDIEGAKSEEMLLTSGMNTFCVSKAGSYEISLSGCHRYGVDVPQSFATSDVAPVSISALSHRHTVKILADEKDTYKTQVTSKSGTEMIEFKSSGQRFEGANVYQHDFFLEQGERITLVPVSDIMLFSPTSLEVVGASDCTEVSTKIMARKGLLINGKTNPPIKDAKITLLFPSNAELSPLVALTNDQGEFRFGPIDSSLKVELSAEKESYVFSTFDKATNTFSGHKLCEIIVTVKDDSGNRLPGVLLSLSGAESYRKNLVTGEDGTIKFHSLSPSEYYLRAMMKEYEFKPNSKLIQVKDGATVNEELQGTRTAFSIFGSITSLNGEPFPKVTVEAVTDEKCSNHLEESTSEANGQYRIRGLHPGCQYRVRVRTDGPSSNVDRSIPKEKVINVEKGDVRDVNMIAISPIAFVDVTIRVLASENDFYKSLKIFLYKKGSDSPVHSQRIESPLNPKSKVNPGIMVFFPRIPFDAKTYHIELTSTLSDKNYKYSLPTVEFTANSSSFFAEMHFRPELRAAEADLNQNSLSAIVLILLVGFIFFKQDLALELLGIVSSKLGGLIGDLVSKSRPKEQRYEPEAFDEKEIEKLASSINAIKKKKVKKAN; encoded by the exons ATGTCCCGCTTCGGTAGCGTGATGCAGCTGGTGTTGGTGGTGCTCGGTTGTTCCTTGCTGGCTTGCCAACAGGCCGGCGCAAACGAAGTCTTCGGCTGCGGTGGTTTCATCAAAAATGCAAACTCCGATCTGGATTTCAGCAAGGTGGAAGTTGGACT GTACAACCCACAGGGTAGTTTGAAGATCAAAACGGACTGCTCGCCCTCGAATGGGTACTATTTTATTCCGCTGTACGACAAGGGAGATTACGTTTTGAAGGTTATTCCACCTCCGGGGTGGAGCTTCGAGCCGGAACAGGTGCCGGTCAAGTTCGACGGGGCTACGGATGTTTGCAGTCAAGGGAAGGACGTGAATTTTATCTTTAAGGGTTTTGGAATCACTGGGAAGGTGGAGATTTATGGACATGACGTGGGAGCCAAGGGAGTTCAGGTTGAATTGCGGTCGGAGAGTAACACGAAAATTGGACAGACTTTCACCGACAGCAATGGGATCTTTTCGTTTACTCCGATCAAGTCCGGTCGATATGTGATCAAGGTGAAGCACGACAAGTGGCACTTTGTGAAGTCGGAAATCTCGGTTACAGTGACCACCGGAAATACAGAGATTGCGGCGAAATCTCTGGTTGTGTCTGGATTCGACGTGGAAGGACGGGTGCACAGCGATGGGCAACCATTCGGAAATGTTGGGTTCCTGCTGTATCCGGAGAAAGGTGcggaagcgatgttgaagtgtTCTTCCGATAATGTTCCGGCTGTGACCGGAACCGATCCCAAATTCTCTAGTTCTCCCCGCTGTTACGTAGAGGCTAACAAAGCGACCGGAACCTTCACTTTCGCCGGAGTGTCGTCGGGCAAGTATCGAGTAGTCCCACTCTTCAACAACAAAGCCATCAAGTTCCACATCCGGCCGGAAGCGATGGAATTCCAAGTGGGTCGCGACGGAATGCGATTGGCGGAAAGCTTTGAAGTGACGGGATTTAGCGTCAGTGGCAAGGTGCTGCAAGCTGCCGATGGACCAGGAGTCCGCAATGCTAAAGTAAAGTTGAACGGAAAGGAAGTGGCAACAACCGGAAGCGATGGAAAGTACACGCTGGATAACATTCAAGCGGGAACCTACACCATTCAGGTGACGGCGGACGATTTGCAGTTCAAGGATCATATCGTGAAGATTTCGCTGAGCAATCCGGCACTTCCGGATGTCGTCGTGTCGGGATTCAAG GTTTGCGGCCAAGTAATATCCAAGAAGTCCTACCGCGTGGCCATCACGAAGAAAGACTCCCCAGCTACCGTAGAGGTTTCGACAAATCCGAACGCTGCCGGCGAGTGGTGCACTTTCCTGGAAAGTGGTCACTACACTGTCCGTGTTGTCACTAGCGAGGAGGAACACGCCGCCGGAATTCAATTTTTCCCTCTGGCGCAGTCGATTCACGTCGACCGATCTCCCCAGagtggaatcattttctcacagcTGAGGGCCACCGTTTCCGGTGAGGTTCGTTGCCTTCCGGACGCTGGAAGTGCATGCTTGAAGGACGTTAGTGTTACGCTGACTTCGCTGGATTCCAACGGCAATCCGACTGGTCAGGCTTTGAACGCTGAACTGCAGAATGGAAAGTACTCGTTTGCAAATGTCCTTCCCGGTAGTTACGAAGTGAGTGTTCCCAAGGGAAAGCTTTGCTGGCAATCGAATACGGTTAAGATCAATGTTAAAACCGCACAGGAAACGGTTCCGACGTTGGTGCAGAACGGATACGTGGTTTCCATTGTGTCCAGTCACGCTGTGAAGATGACCTATCAGCAAAAGGACATCGAAGGTGCGAAGTCGGAAGAAATGTTGCTCACTTCCGGTATGAACACATTCTGCGTTTCGAAAGCAGGAAGCTATGAAATCAGTTTGTCCGGATGCCATCGTTATGGCGTGGATGTTCCGCAAAGCTTTGCAACATCTGATGTTGCACCGGTCAGCATTTCCGCCTTGAGCCATCGCCATACAGTCAAGATTCTTGCGGACGAGAAGGACACTTACAAAACACAGGTCACCTCCAAGTCAGGAACGGAAATGATTGAATTTAAATCCAGTGGACAACGCTTCGAAGGTGCCAACGTTTATCAACATGATTTCTTCCTAGAACAAGGGGAGCGGATTACATTGGTTCCGGTCAGTGACATCATGCTGTTCTCGCCAACCTCGTTGGAAGTCGTCGGGGCTTCGGATTGCACCGAAGTTTCAACAAAAATCATGGCCAGGAAAGGATTGCTGATCAACGGTAAGACCAATCCTCCGATCAAGGATGCAAAAATTACTCTACTCTTCCCGAGCAATGCGGAATTGTCCCCGCTGGTGGCCCTGACAAACGATCAGGGTGAGTTCCGGTTCGGTCCCATCGATTCCAGTTTGAAAGTCGAGTTGTCCGCTGAGAAGGAGTCATATGTGTTTTCCACATTCGATAAGGCCACTAACACATTCAGCGGCCACAAGCTTTGCGAGATTATCGTTACCGTAAAGGATGATTCCGGTAACCGATTGCCAGGAGTTTTGCTGTCTTTGTCCGGCGCCGAGAGCTACCGGAAAAACTTGGTCACAGGTGAAGATGGAACCATCAAGTTCCACTCTTTGTCCCCAAGTGAATACTATCTCCGAGCAATGATGAAGGAATACGAATTCAAGCCAAATTCCAAGTTGATCCAGGTTAAGGACGGAGCAACAGTCAACGAAGAACTACAGGGCACGCGAACGGCTTTCTCAATTTTCGGATCCATCACCTCCCTCAACGGAGAACCATTCCCGAAGGTTACCGTCGAAGCCGTTACCGATGAAAAATGCAGTAATCACCTCGAAGAGAGTACCAGTGAAGCCAACGGCCAATACCGCATTCGGGGACTTCATCCGGGTTGTCAGTACCGCGTCCGAGTCCGCACGGATGGACCATCGTCTAACGTTGACCGCTCGATCCCCAAAGAAAAAGTCATCAACGTCGAAAAGGGTGACGTCCGGGACGTCAACATGATTGCCATCAGCCCCATCGCCTTTGTCGACGTTACCATCCGGGTGCTGGCCTCGGAGAACGACTTCTACAAGTCGCTCAAGATCTTCCTGTACAAAAAGGGCAGCGATTCCCCAGTTCACTCGCAGCGCATCGAGTCTCCCCTGAATCCCAAGAGCAAGGTCAACCCCGGCATCATGGTCTTCTTCCCGCGGATTCCCTTCGACGCCAAAACCTACCACATCGAGCTGACCTCCACCCTGTCGGACAAAAACTACAAATACTCCCTCCCCACGGTGGAATTCACCGCCAACAGCAGTAGCTTCTTCGCCGAGATGCACTTCCGGCCGGAACTGCGCGCCGCCGAAGCTGATCTCAACCAAAACTCGCTGTCGGCCATCGTGCTGATCCTGCTGGTCGGGTTCATCTTCTTCAAGCAGGACCTGGCGCTGGAGCTGCTGGGAATCGTGTCGAGCAAACTTGGAGGTCTTATCGGGGACCTCGTCAGCAAGTCGCGACCAAAGGAGCAACGGTACGAACCGGAGGCATTCGACGAGAAGGAGATCGAGAAGCTCGCGTCGAGCATCAATGCGATCAAGAAAAAGAAGGTGAAGAAGGCCAACTAG